The Magnolia sinica isolate HGM2019 chromosome 9, MsV1, whole genome shotgun sequence genome contains a region encoding:
- the LOC131256842 gene encoding uncharacterized protein LOC131256842 yields the protein MFCHGLPQYKFISPKPKDMDTPFMPMGVFGILREALKIPSKNGKLFLSITLLFLIPSSLLYLANNFAIKPLVTDISAKSVMLQDNDPQRPGYTKLMGAINKDAGILVSGEMIFLLISSMVSLFAITATISASAMAYYRKDLTHNELFIRIGRTWKRPLITRLYIILFNSGCLFLILILIGMLKMFAMGLPIALACLLLVLALLFLCFYGYISVICNLGIVISVIEESNYGIGALAKAAELIKGRKRQGYIIYVLFKLVGLAIYWVLGSAMQVMHLTHASSLVLVNIGSLETILLFMVFTMFYIECKKSHGEKVEIEGESGYSLVPTIPLVDASLSLNLQLI from the coding sequence ATGTTCTGTCACGGGTTGCCACAATACAAGTTCATCTCTCCAAAACCAAAAGACATGGACACACCTTTCATGCCCATGGGTGTCTTTGGAATTCTAAGAGAAGCACTCAAAATCCCatccaaaaatggaaagctctTCCTTTCCATTACCCTTCTCTTCCTCATCCCATCCTCTCTTTTATACCTAGCCAACAACTTCGCAATCAAGCCGTTGGTAACGGATATATCAGCAAAATCAGTCATGTTGCAAGACAATGATCCCCAACGGCCTGGATACACCAAATTGATGGGTGCAATTAATAAGGATGCTGGAATTCTTGTTTCTGGGGAGATGATCTTCTTACTGATATCTTCTATGGTGTCACTCTTTGCAATTACAGCCACAATTTCCGCGTCGGCCATGGCTTACTATCGCAAGGATCTAACGCACAACGAGTTGTTCATAAGGATTGGAAGGACGTGGAAGCGGCCTTTGATCACACGGTTGTACATAATCCTCTTCAATTCGGGTTGTCTTTTTTTGATCTTGATACTAATAGGCATGCTTAAAATGTTCGCTATGGGACTTCCTATTGCATTAGCTTGTCTATTATTGGTTCTAGctcttttgtttctttgtttttatgGTTATATCTCTGTGATTTGCAACTTGGGTATTGTAATTTCGGTCATCGAAGAGAGTAATTATGGGATAGGAGCACTTGCCAAAGCTGCAGAGCTGATCAAAGGAAGAAAGCGGCAAGGTTATATTATCTACGTTCTTTTTAAACTAGTTGGGTTAGCCATATATTGGGTTCTCGGGTCAGCCATGCAGGTTATGCACCTAACCCATGCAAGCTCTCTTGTTCTGGTGAATATTGGATCCCTTGAGACCATACTCTTATTTATGGTTTTTACCATGTTTTACATTGAGTGTAAGAAAAGCCATGGAGAGAAAGTTGAGATAGAAGGAGAGAGTGGGTATAGTTTGGTTCCCACCATTCCTCTTGTTGATGCCTCTCTTTCCCTGAATCTGCAGCTTATCTAG